TGTTGCTTTCTTATATCGTGATGATTATTACGATAAAGAATCGGAGAATAAGGATATCATTGAGATTATTATTGCAAAACAAAGAAATGGTCCGGTTGGAACCGTTGAGTTAGCGTTCGTTAAGGAATACAACAAATTTGTTAACTTAGAAAGACGGTTTGACGAGGCTGGTGTTCCAGCTGGATAATTGGTTTAGATTGAACCTTCCTCTGCGATTAGAGGTAGGTTCTTTTTATATTCATAAATTGTCGTATATAGGAATGTTTGGGAAAAGTACTGGAATACTAAAAAGGGTGGTATACAATGTTCCAGGTTAATTTCTAACTATGTATACAGAAAGATATTTACGAACAAAAATAATATATTCTACATAAATGTTCGTGATTTGATTGACTCAAGACTTTTCAATTGGTACACTTAATACCGTCAAATAAACGAAAGTTTGTGGAGGTGCTCCTATGTCTTCCGTAGTCGTTGTTGGTACACAGTGGGGAGATGAAGGGAAAGGGAAAATTACAGATTACCTTTCTGAAAATGCAGAGGTTATTGCCCGTTATCAAGGTGGTAATAATGCTGGTCATACAATTCGATTTGGTGGAAATACGTACAAGCTACACTTAATTCCATCTGGGATTTTTTATAAAGAGAAAATTTGTGTTATTGGAAACGGGATGGTTGTTGACCCGAAAGCTCTTATTAAGGAGTTAAAATACTTACATGATCAAGGTGTTAAGACAGATAACTTAAGAATTAGTAACAGAGCACATGTTATTTTACCTTATCATTTGAAGCTCGATGAAGTTGAGGAACAAAGAAAAGGGGCCAACAAAATTGGAACGACTAAAAAAGGAATTGGCCCTGCTTACATGGATAAAGCAGCCCGAACTGGTATTAGAATTGCAGATTTACTAGATCGCGATGAATTTCATGCGAAGTTAAGTCACAACCTCACGGAGAAAAACCGTTTATTAGAGAAGTTTTATGAAACGGAAGGTTTTAAACTAGAGGACATCTTAGATGAATATTATGAGTATGGACAACAAATTAAACACTATGTTTGTGATACTTCTGTTGTACTAAATGATGCCTTAGATGAAGGGAAGCGGGTCTTGTTCGAAGGTGCCCAAGGGGTCATGTTAGATATTGACCAAGGAACCTACCCATTTGTTACTTCATCTAACCCTGTTGCTGGTGGGGTTACCATTGGATCAGGAGTTGGACCAACAAAAATCAATCACGTTGTAGGTGTATCAAAAGCCTATACGACAAGAGTTGGAGATGGCCCGTTCCCTACAGAATTAAACAACGAAATTGGTGACAAAATTCGTGAAGTAGGTCGTGAATATGGAACAACAACTGGAAGACCAAGACGTGTTGGTTGGTTTGACAGTGTTGTGGTCAGACATGCTCGTAGAGTAAGTGGGATCACAGATTTATCATTAAATTCAATCGATGTACTTACAGGAATTGAAACTTTGAAAATTTGTGTAGCTTACCAGTATAAAGGTGAGCTCATAAAGGAATTCCCTGCAAGCTTAAAAGTGCTGGCTGAGTGTGAACCAGTGTATGAAGAGCTTCCAGGATGGAAAGAAGATATTACAGGCTGTAAGACACTCGGAGAACTGCCTGAAAATGCAAGACATTATCTAGAAAGAATATCTCAACTAACAGGTATTCCTTTATCCATTTTCTCAGTAGGACCTGACAGAGAACAAACAAATGTTGTTAGAAGTGTATACAGCTAAAAAGACCGCTATTTGCGGTCTTTCTTTCTGTTTATTTGATGTTGGTTTCTGCCAATTTGTCATAATTGTTTCTAAGTGCGAAAAAAATAATAACTTTTACGGGAAGTAGACATTTATATTACAATCAAATTCGTTGTTCATAATCCTCTATTTTTAGTAATAATATAAATCAAATATGTATTAAGAATATATACAAATAAAAATAGGAGGGATTTTGTCGAAAAACGCTTTAGTTCTTAAGACCAAGCTATTCCCATATTATATAGGGATATTTTAGTATAAAAAGATGTTCCATTATTTGTAAGTTATAATACATTTTTATTACATGTTTGGGTCATTCCTTCCCTTTTCCTAAAAATATGGTAGATTATAAAAGTGTGAATTTATAAGACTATATTTTTAAATAGGTCTTTGTCACTATGAGGAAGAGAAGCCTTCGAAGCTTGAGGAGGATACAATCATGGCTCATTGGAGACAGTTTTTGTCGAATTGGAAAGAACCAATAAGAAAAAAATCAAATTACTTAGCTAAAGGTACAATTATTGCTACTTTGACTATTTCTAGCCTTACACTAGGGTCAGTAAAAGCTGAGACTGATGGTAATGCAGAGCTTTCTATTGTTTACCATGTTTATTTTGGTGATGAAAGAATAGGTGTAGTTAGTAATAAAAGTGAAATAGACAATTGGATAAACATAGAAGTAGATAAAGCAAAAGAAAAATATAAAGATCTTGATTTTACTATTGGAAATCAAATTTCATATGTTCCAGAGCAAGTCTTTAGAATTACAACTGAAGATGAAGAAGTCTTAGAGACATTAAAAGAAAAAGTTAAAATCAAGGCTGAAGCATTTGCTATCAATGTTGATGGAAAAACCGTTGCTTATGTGGAAACTGCTGATCAAGCCAAACAAGTCTTAGATTCTATTCAGCAAAATTACGTAACGGATGAAGAGATAAAACAGCTAAATGCTAATAAAGAAAAAGCGGTTCAAACTGCTAGCGTTCCAAAATTGACTGAACATGATCAGACTCGCATATTAGACGTAAGTTTCTCTGAAAAGGTTTCAGTTTCTGAAGGGGAAATTGCACCAAATCAAATTTTAACCGTTGACGAAGCGTTAAAGCTATTACAAAAAGGAACCTTAGAAGAAAAGAAGTATAAGGTTCAATCCGGCGATGTACTTGGTAATATTGCTGCACAGCATGACTTAACACTTTCTCAACTGTTAAACCTTAATCCAGATTTAGATGAAGGCGCAGTACTTCAGATTGGTCAGGAATTAAATGTAACGGTTTATGAACCTTTTATTGATGTTGTCGTCGAATACGAAAAATACCGTGAAGAGGAAATACCTTACGAAACGAAGATCGTAGAAGATGATACCATGTACAAAGGGGAACAGGTCGTTAAACAAAATGGCCAAACTGGATTAAAAGCTGTAACCTATTTAATAAGAGATGTAAATGGAACAAAAGATAGCCAAGAAGTATTAGAATCAGACGTAATTTCAGAACCTGTTGAAGAAATTATCGTAAAAGGTACAAAAGTTATTCCATCGAGAGGAACAGGAGATTTTATCTGGCCAGCTGGTGGCGGATATATTTCGAGTAAGATGGGATACCGTTGGGGCAAAATGCATAAGGGAATAGATATTGCTCGTCCTTACGATAGAACCATTAAAGCTTCTGATAATGGAGTCGTTGTTGAAGCAGGATGGGATGGTGGCTACGGTAATAAAGTAGTGATTAACCATAATAATGGGTATAAGACTGTATATGCTCACTTGTCTTCTATAAGTGTCAGTGTGGGTCAAACTGTTCCAAAAGGCTCCAAGATTGGTGTAATGGGCTCTACTGGTAACTCTACTGGTGTTCATCTCCATTTTGAAATCTATCAAAATGGTAAACTTAAAAATCCTTTAGATTATATAAATAATTAAATCTGAGCTCTCAGCATCTGCTGGGGGCTTTTCTACTAGAATGCCATATATGTTATGATTTGGGAAAAACTCAATTTCAATACATGACTAGTTGAAAATTAAAGGATAATAAAAAAGAAAGAAGAATTAGTTTATAAGTCCGACCAAATCGTATCAGCTAGGCTAATGGATGAATACAAATTTAATACATGATAAAGTAAAATAAAGGCTGTTTTTCGTAAAGAGTGTTGTTTCTTGCACATTAAGTTCGACTACAGTTGATTGGAGTGGAAGGTGCTTGACTCCTGTGGGAGGAAGGGACAAGGGAGACCCCGCAGGAGCGACAGCGACGAGGAGGCTCCCGGACCGCCCACGGAAAGCAAGCACCTGCAACGGAAATCAACGTCCTTTGTTAATAGAATAAACTATTGTCTAAAAGCAACATAGTATGCGAAAATAGCGAAAATAAAAAAATAAGGTTCTCTTTGGAAGGAGAATAGAACATGGATAAAAAGATACTAGTAGTCGATGATGAAAAGCCAATTGCAGATATTCTACATTTTAATTTAGAGAAAGAAGGATACGACGTTCATTGTGCATATGATGGGAACGAAGCCCTCAAACTAGTTGAGGAAATTAAGCCTGATTTAATCCTTCTTGATATTATGCTTCCTCAAAAAGATGGAATGGAAGTTTGTAGAGAAATTAGAAAGAAACATGAAATTCCAATCATCATGTTAACAGCTAAAGACTCTGAGATTGACAAGGTGTTAGGTCTAGAACTTGGTGCAGATGACTATGTAACAAAACCTTTTAGTACGAGAGAGTTAATAGCAAGAGTAAAGGCAAATATTAGACGTCAACAACATGTAGCTAGCCAAGCCGATGAAAAGGATGAGAACTCAGAAATAGAGGTAGGAGCCCTTACTATTCATCCTGATGCCTATGTCGTTTCAAAACGTGGAGAAACCATTGAGTTGACTCACAGAGAATTTGAATTACTTCATTACCTAGCTAAACATATAGGACAAGTAATGACTCGAGAACATTTACTTCAGACCGTATGGGGCTACGATTATTATGGGGATGTAAGAACAGTCGATGTTACAGTAAGACGTTTAAGAGAGAAAATCGAAGATAACCCAAGTCATCCTGCATGGATTGTGACAAGAAGGGGAGTCGGCTATTACTTGCGAAACCCTGATCAGGAGTAATCTGTCTTTATGAGGAAGGTAAGCTTTTTTCAATCTATACATCTTAAATTTGTACTAGTATATGTATTGTTGATTATCATTGCCATGCAAATAATTGGAGTTTATTTTAGTCGAGTGCTAGAGAATGAACTTATTGAGAACTTCCAAAATTCAGTACGTGACCGAATTAACTTGCTTTCATATAGCTTAGAAGAAGAGATGACGAAGGTACGCGATGATGAAGAAGACCCATCATTAGAACAAGAAGTGTATGAAATTTTAAAGGGGTACACAGGAACTGATATATCAGAGGTTCGAGTTATCAATATGAATGAAAAAATAATTGGAACATCTGATCCCGATAAACAAATTATAGTAGGACAAAGAACTACAGATCCTATCGTAAAGCGATCCTTAGTAATCCGTAAAATTGAGAGTGCCATTAACATAGATCGGCATTCCGGGAATCGGATTTGGGTGTTAGCTACCCCTATTAAATCCGGTGGGGAAATGATCGGTGTCATTTTATTAACTGCAGATATTGAAGCTGTCTATGGACAGCTAAGGAATATCAATGACATTTTTGCGAATGGGACTATTATTGCTCTAACCATTACGGCCATTCTTGGGATACTGTTAGCACAGACAATAACAAGACCAATTGCCGATATGAGAAGACAGGCACTTGCTATGGCAAAGGGGAATTTTTCCAGAAAGGTTAAAGTATATGGATTAGATGAAATTGGTCAACTTGCTCTAACTTTTAATAACCTAACCAAAAAGCTTCAGGAAGCCCAGGCATCAACGGAGGGTGAAAGAAGAAAACTCGCATCTGTATTGAAATATATGACAGACGGAGTAATTGCAACGGACAGGCGAGGTCGTATTATTTTGATTAACGAACCTGCTGCAGAATTATTGAATGTTTCACGTGAAACAGTCCTTTCACAGCCAATTACAACTCTCCTTGGTATTGAGGATGATTACTCCTTCGAAGATTTAATCAATGAACAAGAATCGGTAATTTTGGATTTTAGTACAAAAAACAAACCGTATATTTTACGTGCAAATTTTTCAGTCATACAAAAAGATACGGGCTTAGTAAATGGTTTAATAACTGTATTACACGATATTACAGAGCAAGAGAAGATAGATATGGAGCGTCGGGAGTTTGTAGCAAATGTCTCTCACGAGTTGAGAACACCACTAACTACAATGAGAAGTTATATAGAGGCATTAGCTGAAGGTGCTTGGAGAGATGAAGAAATCGCACCAAGATTTTTAAATGTAACTCAGACAGAGACAGAACGGATGATTAGACTTGTAACAGACCTCCTCCAGTTATCAAAAATGGATAGTAAAGATTATCGATTCCAAAAGGAAATTGTTAATTTTACTATACTCTTTAATAGAATCATCGACCGGTTTGAAATCTCTAAAAAGCAGAATGTGACATTTATTAGAGATTTACCTAATAAAACAATCTTTGTAGAAATTGATGAAGATAAAATGACACAAGTATTAGATAACGTAATTTCTAATGCGATGAAGTATTCCCCTGAAGGAGGTAACATTACATTTAAGATTCAGGAGGAACCAAAAGATATTATTTTAAGTGTGAGAGACCAAGGTGTAGGTATTCCAAAGGGTCAAGTAAATAAGATTTTTGAACGTTTTTATAGAGTTGATAAGGCACGCACAAGACAGCTAGGTGGAACAGGACTGGGATTAGCTATTGCCAAGGAAATGGTTGAAGCTCATAAAGGTGAAATATGGGCAGAGAGTAAAGAAGGAGAAGGTACAACCATTTATATAAAATTACCTTATGAACGGACAAATGAGGATGATTGGGCATGAAACTTGAAAAACTTAAATCTATAATCTTAACTGTCCTCGTCGGAATAAGCCTTGTGTTAACTTATATTCAATGGACTTATCAGCCAGGGTACGAAGCCTATAGTGAAGAAAATGATTTAATACAATCTGTTGCAATTAGTGAAGAAAAGACTATTGGAGAAGTGGTGAAGCCAACTAAATTCTTAATTCACCGTAATTCAGGAACTTTTGGGACTAGCAACATAAATGAAATAAAAGAAGTACTTGATAACTTTACAAAATGGAAATTCTCCGACATGAGTGATATAACAGTTACCATCTCTGATAATGAATTTTTTCCACTTGTACATGGAACAGATAATGTAGAGTTCATATTTGAAGACTCTGTACCACTAAATATGTATAGTAAAGTTCTAAAATTTACAGAAAATCATATACCAAGCGGCAATTTTGATCGCATTGTCGTTGATATGGGGAAATTTGATGGGAACCAAGTTACTGTATACTTTATCTCATATTTAAAGAATGAGAGGAAAATTTATCAGGCAAGGGCAACAGGTACTGATATTTCCAAATTTCAAACTAAATATTATCAAATTCCACAGAGATTTCCTGCCTATAACTATTACGAAGTAGAAGATATTCGTAGGGTATACTATCCAAGTAACGAAAATGATGAAGTAAGAGTTTTTACCTATAAGTTTTTATCTGATACTGTGGATGCAGATCTGTTTAGAGACGCTCTTTTTAGTAATCCCAACTTCGTAAAAAAACGCTATGTTACTGGTGGAGAGGAATATAGTGATATATATAGTTTGCTGAGTGTAGATTATTCTAAAAGTTCATTGTCATTCGTTAACCCTATAGGTGCTTCCGATAGTTACCTTCAAGTTCCAGATGCATTGCAAAAAAGTATAAACTATATTAACGAACACGCTGGCTGGACTGATACATTTATTTATGATAGTTGGTCCAAATACGAGAATAAGATTTCCTTCAGACTTTTCCATCAAGGACTTCCTGTCTTTAGTGAAAAGGGGCAGACAGCCATTGAAGTTATTTGGGGTAGCGAGGAGATATACCAGTATACAAGACCTTATTTCGATTTAAAGAATCATTTACGATTGGAACTAGAGACAGAAGAAGTTTCTCTTCCTTCAGGGGACTATGTTTTACAACAACTAGAAAAACAGAAACAGATAGATTTAAAGGATTTACAAGATTTGACGATAGGGTATAAAATTGAATATGACTATCAAAATCCAGTCATATCTTTAGAACCTACATGGTATTATCTGTTAGCAGGAAGCTGGTTGTCTATTACCTTTAATGAAGAAGGAGGAGACAAACATGGACTGGAGTAAAATAAAAACTATTTTTATCTTTGCTTTTTTTGTCCTGGATGGATTTCTCCTTTTTTGGGTATTGGACAAACAAAATGAGGAAAAGCTTCCCATGATGAACGAAGCTTCCTTTGAAGAACAACTAACTGCTAGTGAAATTGTCGTGGAGAATATTGATACAAATGTAAACAAAAAACAATTCTTTATAGACGCCATACCTAAAGAATTTAATTTAGATGAATTGTCCCAATTAGAAGACCAAGATGTAATTCTTGAAAATGAACTTGAGGTCATTATTTCTACTTTTAATGAGCCAATTCCAATCGTCAATGAGATAAATCAAGAATCAATGGCTCCAATTCTTTCAGAAAAGGTCTTATTCGGAGAACATTATATTTTTTGGGAATATGACAAATTAAATAATAAAGTCGTGTATTACCAAACATATAAAAATTTCCCGTTATTTAATAATCAAAGTGGTAGAATTATTTTTACTTTAAATGAGAATAACGAAGTGGTTGGCTATAAGCAGACGATGTTAGATTCGTTCGAAGAATATGGTGAACAAAATATAATAGAAGAAATGAAAGCTTTAGAAACTCTTCATGCAAACGGCAAACTTAAGCCAGGTAGTGTAGTCAAAAGTGTAGAGTTAGGATACTACACACGGGTTCAACTATCTTCTCAGGTTCTTGCACCTACGTGGCATTTTGAAATAAATGAACAGGATGACCTGTTTGTAAATGCGATTGAAGGAAGAATAATTGAAATGAATGAGTCAAATACCATAACGGAGTGACATAAATGTCTTTGTATTTTAGTGTTTTAGCAAGTGGGAGTAAGGGGAACGCAACATATATTGAAACTGATCAACATCGTTTTTTAGTGGATGTTGGATTAAGTGGTAAACAAATGGAGAACCTGTTTCAACAGATAGACAGAAGCCCAGCAGAGTTATCTGGAATTCTTGTTACACATGAACATTCTGATCATATTAAAGGACTAGGTGTATTAGCACGTAAGTATCATCTGCCCATATATGCAAATGCAAAGACATGGGCTGCCATGGACAGCCAGATTGGGGAAATTCCTATAGATTTAAAGAATATCTTCGGAATGGAGGCTGTTCATTCTTTTGGTAGTCTAGATATCCAATCTTTTGGTGTATCACACGATGCTGCGGAACCTATGTTTTACGTTTTTCACTATCAAGGTAAGAAACTAGTGTTGATCACAGATACCGGATATGTCAGTGATAGGATGAAAGGAATTATCCATAATGCAGATGCATATGTTTTCGAAAGTAATCATGATGTGCACATGTTAAGAATGGGGAGGTATCCCTGGAGTGTAAAAAGAAGAATATTAAGTGATGTTGGCCATGTCTCAAATGAAGATGCTGCAATTGCTATGAGTGAAGTGATGGGTGACCGGACAAAACGAATCTACTTAGCCCATTTGAGCCAAGATAACAACATGAAAGAATTAGCCCGTATGTCAGTAGCCCAAACCTTAAAAACTAAAGGATTATTAGCTGGTGAAGGCTTTGAATTATATGATACGGATCCAAAAGCGGCAACTTCACTAGTAGCTGTTTAACAAGATGGGAATGAGCCAATTAATGGTTCATTCCCATTTTTAGGTTAGGGAAGGTACATGGCATGGTATAAAAAGTGTGATTAAGGCAGAATAATAAGTAGAATATAGATGTCAGCTTTATAATACATATAGCTTCGGTTATTTTTTATAAAACGTTGGGTATTATGACTTCAGAAAGGGTGAGTTTCGGTGGGATACTATGACCAAGATTATGAGCAAGCTCCCAAAAACCAAAAGGGGAATAACAAAGGATATTTAATAGCCAGCTTAGTTGGAGTTGTTTTAGGAGCTCTACTAGTTATTATCGCTGTTCCTACCCTCATTAACTACAATGTTTTACCATATAATATTGAACCTGAATCTGAAGAGACGGCAGAAAATGGCGCACCAGAGTCAGCTATTCAAAAAAACATTAGTGTCAATGTAACAACCCAGGTAACAAGAGCAGTAGAAAAAGTTTCAAATGCAGTCGTTGGAGTTACAAATATCCAAGCGAATAGTTTCTGGAACCAACAATCTGAAGCGGGGACAGGTTCAGGTGTTATTTATAAAAAAGCAGGTGATGTGGCATATATTGTAACCAATCACCATGTAGTTGATGGTGCAGATCAAGTGGAAATTACATTAGCTGATGGATCAAAGGTACCTGCCCAAATGAGGGGAACTGATATTTGGAGTGACTTAGCTGTTCTTGAAATTCCATCAGAACACGTAGCCGTTGTTGCTGAATTTGGGGATTCAAATGCGCTTACGCCTGGCGAACCTGTTATTGCCATTGGAAATCCGCTTGGTTTACAGTTTTCTGGATCCGTAACAAAAGGTATAATCTCTGGGCTAGAAAGGGCTATTCCTATTGATATAGATCAAAATGGTTCTGTTGACTGGCAGGCAGAAGTTATTCAAACGGATGCAGCTATTAACCCAGGTAATTCTGGGGGAGCTTTAGTCAATATAGAAGGTCAAGTAATTGGTATTAATTCTATGAAGATTGCACAATCAGCTGTTGAAGGAATTGGACTGTCTATTCCTGTTAACTACGCAATTCCTATTATTCAGGACTTAGAACGATTTGGAGAAGTGCAGCGCCCAACCATGGGAATAACTCTAGGTGGGGACGTTAGCTCAGTATCGTCCTATCATCAAAGAGAAACGCTTGGATTACCTGAAGGAGTAGAAGAAGGCGTGTTCTTATCAGGTGTGATTCCAAATTCACCAGCAGATTTAGCAGGCTTACAAGAACTGGACGTAATCATAGCGATGGATGATGAACCAATTGCTGATATTCTTCAGCTAAGAAAATATCTTTATACACAAAAGAACGTTGGCGATCAGATGAGTGTTACTATTTATCGAAATGGTGAAAAGCAAGAAGTCGTGATAAAATTAGCTAAAGGAAATATTTAATCTACCTTGAGAGATGTGGATAAATTAAAATTCCATATCTCTCTTTTCTATGTGGATAGAAAATGGGATTATCCACATGTGTAAAAAGATAAAATCTTATAAATAATATAAGTGAGAAAAATGTATTTGATGCAAATTATGAAATTTATAAAAGAGGGTGAAAGTATTGGTTTATAGCTGCTTAGAGCATATTGATATAGCCTTAGATGATGTGGTGGATGAAACAGGTGAACCGCCAATTCTAAACAAAATTGAGCGGGAATCTGATTTATCAACAACCTGTGAATATTGTCA
The nucleotide sequence above comes from Bacillus carboniphilus. Encoded proteins:
- a CDS encoding adenylosuccinate synthase translates to MSSVVVVGTQWGDEGKGKITDYLSENAEVIARYQGGNNAGHTIRFGGNTYKLHLIPSGIFYKEKICVIGNGMVVDPKALIKELKYLHDQGVKTDNLRISNRAHVILPYHLKLDEVEEQRKGANKIGTTKKGIGPAYMDKAARTGIRIADLLDRDEFHAKLSHNLTEKNRLLEKFYETEGFKLEDILDEYYEYGQQIKHYVCDTSVVLNDALDEGKRVLFEGAQGVMLDIDQGTYPFVTSSNPVAGGVTIGSGVGPTKINHVVGVSKAYTTRVGDGPFPTELNNEIGDKIREVGREYGTTTGRPRRVGWFDSVVVRHARRVSGITDLSLNSIDVLTGIETLKICVAYQYKGELIKEFPASLKVLAECEPVYEELPGWKEDITGCKTLGELPENARHYLERISQLTGIPLSIFSVGPDREQTNVVRSVYS
- a CDS encoding M23 family metallopeptidase, translating into MAHWRQFLSNWKEPIRKKSNYLAKGTIIATLTISSLTLGSVKAETDGNAELSIVYHVYFGDERIGVVSNKSEIDNWINIEVDKAKEKYKDLDFTIGNQISYVPEQVFRITTEDEEVLETLKEKVKIKAEAFAINVDGKTVAYVETADQAKQVLDSIQQNYVTDEEIKQLNANKEKAVQTASVPKLTEHDQTRILDVSFSEKVSVSEGEIAPNQILTVDEALKLLQKGTLEEKKYKVQSGDVLGNIAAQHDLTLSQLLNLNPDLDEGAVLQIGQELNVTVYEPFIDVVVEYEKYREEEIPYETKIVEDDTMYKGEQVVKQNGQTGLKAVTYLIRDVNGTKDSQEVLESDVISEPVEEIIVKGTKVIPSRGTGDFIWPAGGGYISSKMGYRWGKMHKGIDIARPYDRTIKASDNGVVVEAGWDGGYGNKVVINHNNGYKTVYAHLSSISVSVGQTVPKGSKIGVMGSTGNSTGVHLHFEIYQNGKLKNPLDYINN
- the yycF gene encoding response regulator YycF, which codes for MDKKILVVDDEKPIADILHFNLEKEGYDVHCAYDGNEALKLVEEIKPDLILLDIMLPQKDGMEVCREIRKKHEIPIIMLTAKDSEIDKVLGLELGADDYVTKPFSTRELIARVKANIRRQQHVASQADEKDENSEIEVGALTIHPDAYVVSKRGETIELTHREFELLHYLAKHIGQVMTREHLLQTVWGYDYYGDVRTVDVTVRRLREKIEDNPSHPAWIVTRRGVGYYLRNPDQE
- the walK gene encoding cell wall metabolism sensor histidine kinase WalK; its protein translation is MRKVSFFQSIHLKFVLVYVLLIIIAMQIIGVYFSRVLENELIENFQNSVRDRINLLSYSLEEEMTKVRDDEEDPSLEQEVYEILKGYTGTDISEVRVINMNEKIIGTSDPDKQIIVGQRTTDPIVKRSLVIRKIESAINIDRHSGNRIWVLATPIKSGGEMIGVILLTADIEAVYGQLRNINDIFANGTIIALTITAILGILLAQTITRPIADMRRQALAMAKGNFSRKVKVYGLDEIGQLALTFNNLTKKLQEAQASTEGERRKLASVLKYMTDGVIATDRRGRIILINEPAAELLNVSRETVLSQPITTLLGIEDDYSFEDLINEQESVILDFSTKNKPYILRANFSVIQKDTGLVNGLITVLHDITEQEKIDMERREFVANVSHELRTPLTTMRSYIEALAEGAWRDEEIAPRFLNVTQTETERMIRLVTDLLQLSKMDSKDYRFQKEIVNFTILFNRIIDRFEISKKQNVTFIRDLPNKTIFVEIDEDKMTQVLDNVISNAMKYSPEGGNITFKIQEEPKDIILSVRDQGVGIPKGQVNKIFERFYRVDKARTRQLGGTGLGLAIAKEMVEAHKGEIWAESKEGEGTTIYIKLPYERTNEDDWA
- a CDS encoding YycH family regulatory protein, with the protein product MKLEKLKSIILTVLVGISLVLTYIQWTYQPGYEAYSEENDLIQSVAISEEKTIGEVVKPTKFLIHRNSGTFGTSNINEIKEVLDNFTKWKFSDMSDITVTISDNEFFPLVHGTDNVEFIFEDSVPLNMYSKVLKFTENHIPSGNFDRIVVDMGKFDGNQVTVYFISYLKNERKIYQARATGTDISKFQTKYYQIPQRFPAYNYYEVEDIRRVYYPSNENDEVRVFTYKFLSDTVDADLFRDALFSNPNFVKKRYVTGGEEYSDIYSLLSVDYSKSSLSFVNPIGASDSYLQVPDALQKSINYINEHAGWTDTFIYDSWSKYENKISFRLFHQGLPVFSEKGQTAIEVIWGSEEIYQYTRPYFDLKNHLRLELETEEVSLPSGDYVLQQLEKQKQIDLKDLQDLTIGYKIEYDYQNPVISLEPTWYYLLAGSWLSITFNEEGGDKHGLE
- a CDS encoding two-component system regulatory protein YycI, with translation MDWSKIKTIFIFAFFVLDGFLLFWVLDKQNEEKLPMMNEASFEEQLTASEIVVENIDTNVNKKQFFIDAIPKEFNLDELSQLEDQDVILENELEVIISTFNEPIPIVNEINQESMAPILSEKVLFGEHYIFWEYDKLNNKVVYYQTYKNFPLFNNQSGRIIFTLNENNEVVGYKQTMLDSFEEYGEQNIIEEMKALETLHANGKLKPGSVVKSVELGYYTRVQLSSQVLAPTWHFEINEQDDLFVNAIEGRIIEMNESNTITE
- a CDS encoding MBL fold metallo-hydrolase; this encodes MSLYFSVLASGSKGNATYIETDQHRFLVDVGLSGKQMENLFQQIDRSPAELSGILVTHEHSDHIKGLGVLARKYHLPIYANAKTWAAMDSQIGEIPIDLKNIFGMEAVHSFGSLDIQSFGVSHDAAEPMFYVFHYQGKKLVLITDTGYVSDRMKGIIHNADAYVFESNHDVHMLRMGRYPWSVKRRILSDVGHVSNEDAAIAMSEVMGDRTKRIYLAHLSQDNNMKELARMSVAQTLKTKGLLAGEGFELYDTDPKAATSLVAV
- a CDS encoding S1C family serine protease — protein: MGYYDQDYEQAPKNQKGNNKGYLIASLVGVVLGALLVIIAVPTLINYNVLPYNIEPESEETAENGAPESAIQKNISVNVTTQVTRAVEKVSNAVVGVTNIQANSFWNQQSEAGTGSGVIYKKAGDVAYIVTNHHVVDGADQVEITLADGSKVPAQMRGTDIWSDLAVLEIPSEHVAVVAEFGDSNALTPGEPVIAIGNPLGLQFSGSVTKGIISGLERAIPIDIDQNGSVDWQAEVIQTDAAINPGNSGGALVNIEGQVIGINSMKIAQSAVEGIGLSIPVNYAIPIIQDLERFGEVQRPTMGITLGGDVSSVSSYHQRETLGLPEGVEEGVFLSGVIPNSPADLAGLQELDVIIAMDDEPIADILQLRKYLYTQKNVGDQMSVTIYRNGEKQEVVIKLAKGNI
- a CDS encoding CxxH/CxxC protein, with the translated sequence MVYSCLEHIDIALDDVVDETGEPPILNKIERESDLSTTCEYCQNPAIYVVANTHSDTICGQ